A window from Mycobacterium saskatchewanense encodes these proteins:
- a CDS encoding TetR/AcrR family transcriptional regulator → MPKVSQDHLAARRRQILDGARRCFAEYGYDRATVRRLEQAIGMSRGAIFHHFRDKDALFFALAHEDAERMADVASREGLIQVMRDMLAAPDQFDWLATRLEIARKLRNDPAFSRGWAERSAELAAATTDRLRRQKKAQRVRDDVPDDVLQCYLELVLDGLVARLASGEDPHRLSAVLDMVEKSVRRNDSGGERNATANKGT, encoded by the coding sequence GTGCCCAAAGTCAGCCAGGACCATCTGGCGGCCCGCCGTCGCCAGATCCTGGACGGCGCGCGCCGTTGCTTTGCCGAATACGGTTACGACAGGGCAACGGTGCGGCGGCTGGAACAGGCGATCGGGATGTCGCGCGGGGCGATCTTCCACCACTTCCGCGACAAGGACGCGCTGTTCTTCGCGCTGGCGCACGAGGACGCCGAACGGATGGCCGACGTCGCGTCCCGCGAAGGCCTCATCCAGGTGATGCGCGACATGCTCGCCGCGCCCGACCAGTTCGACTGGCTGGCCACCCGCTTGGAGATCGCGCGCAAGCTGCGCAACGACCCGGCGTTCAGCCGCGGCTGGGCGGAACGGTCGGCGGAACTGGCGGCGGCGACCACTGACCGTCTGCGCCGGCAGAAGAAAGCGCAGCGGGTGCGCGACGACGTGCCCGACGACGTGCTGCAGTGCTACCTGGAGCTGGTTCTCGACGGCCTGGTCGCCCGGCTGGCATCCGGGGAAGATCCGCATCGGCTGTCCGCCGTGCTGGATATGGTGGAAAAGTCGGTGCGCCGCAACGACTCCGGCGGCGAGCGTAACGCCACTGCGAACAAGGGGACGTGA
- a CDS encoding helix-turn-helix domain-containing protein yields MKKSTKTRHEMLDELRNAYEGGASIRTLAATTGRSYGAIHSMLVESGTTMRSRGGPNHTSSRR; encoded by the coding sequence ATGAAGAAGTCGACAAAGACTCGTCACGAGATGCTGGACGAGTTGCGCAACGCCTACGAGGGCGGGGCCAGCATCCGCACCCTCGCCGCGACCACCGGCCGGTCCTACGGCGCGATTCACAGCATGCTGGTGGAATCGGGAACCACGATGCGAAGCCGCGGCGGTCCCAATCACACGTCGAGCCGTCGGTAG
- the trxA gene encoding thioredoxin, which translates to MTTLDLTAEKFNETIEGNDIVLVDFWASWCGPCRQFGPTFQASSEKHPDIVHAKVDTEAEQQLAAAAQIRSIPTLMAFKKGKLLFNQAGALPPAALEDLVQQIRAFDVDAAQQGQAEQA; encoded by the coding sequence GTGACAACTCTTGATCTCACCGCTGAGAAGTTCAACGAAACCATCGAGGGCAACGACATCGTGCTCGTCGATTTCTGGGCGTCCTGGTGCGGGCCCTGCCGCCAGTTCGGGCCGACGTTCCAGGCGTCCTCGGAGAAACACCCCGACATCGTCCACGCCAAGGTCGACACGGAGGCCGAGCAACAGCTCGCGGCCGCCGCTCAGATCCGCTCGATTCCCACGCTGATGGCTTTCAAGAAGGGCAAGCTGCTGTTCAACCAGGCCGGGGCCCTGCCGCCGGCGGCGCTGGAGGACCTGGTGCAGCAAATCCGGGCGTTCGACGTCGACGCGGCCCAGCAAGGGCAAGCCGAACAGGCCTGA
- a CDS encoding ABC-F family ATP-binding cassette domain-containing protein translates to MITATDLEVRAGARILLSPDGPDLRVQPGDRIGLVGRNGAGKTTTLRILAGESEPYAGAVTRSGEIGYLPQDPKEGDLDVLARDRVLSARGLDVLLTDLEKQQALMAEVADDDARDRAIRRYGQLEERFVALGGYGAESEASRICASLGLPERVLTQKLRTLSGGQRRRVELARILFAASDTGAGSSTTLLLDEPTNHLDADSIGWLRDFLRGHNGGLVIISHNVELLADVVNRVWFLDAVRGEVDVYNMDWQKYLDARATDEQRRRRERSNAERKAAALRTQAAKLGAKATKAVAAQNMLRRADRMMASLDEERVADKVARIRFPTPAACGRTPLTASGLSKAYGSLEVFAGVDLAIDRGSRVVVLGLNGAGKTTLLRILAGVEKPDTGAIEPGHGLRIGYFAQEHDTLDNDATVWENIRHAAPDTGDQELRGLLGAFMFSGPQLEQPSGTLSGGEKTRLALAGLVASTANVLLLDEPTNNLDPASREQVLDALRSYQGAVVLVTHDPGAAEALDPQRVVLLPDGTEDYWSDEYRDLIELA, encoded by the coding sequence GTGATCACGGCCACGGACCTCGAGGTCCGCGCGGGCGCGCGCATCCTCCTCTCGCCGGACGGCCCGGACCTGCGCGTGCAGCCCGGCGACCGCATCGGGCTGGTCGGCCGCAACGGCGCCGGTAAGACCACCACCCTGCGCATCCTGGCGGGGGAGAGCGAACCGTACGCCGGAGCGGTCACCCGGAGCGGTGAAATCGGTTACCTGCCACAGGATCCCAAAGAGGGCGACCTCGACGTGCTGGCCCGTGATCGGGTGTTGTCGGCCCGCGGGCTCGACGTCCTGCTCACCGACCTGGAGAAGCAGCAGGCGCTGATGGCCGAGGTCGCCGACGATGACGCGCGGGACCGGGCGATCCGCCGCTACGGGCAGCTGGAGGAGCGGTTTGTCGCGCTGGGCGGTTACGGCGCCGAGAGCGAGGCCAGCCGCATCTGCGCCAGCCTCGGGCTGCCCGAACGGGTGCTGACGCAGAAGCTGCGGACGCTGTCCGGCGGACAGCGCCGGCGCGTCGAGCTCGCGCGCATCCTGTTCGCCGCGTCGGACACCGGCGCCGGATCCTCCACCACGCTGCTGCTCGACGAGCCCACCAACCACCTCGACGCGGACTCGATCGGCTGGCTGCGCGACTTCCTGCGCGGCCACAACGGCGGGCTGGTGATCATCAGCCACAACGTCGAACTGCTCGCGGACGTGGTCAACCGGGTCTGGTTCCTGGACGCGGTGCGCGGCGAGGTCGACGTGTACAACATGGACTGGCAGAAGTACCTGGACGCCCGGGCCACCGACGAGCAGCGTCGCCGCCGTGAGCGCTCCAACGCCGAGCGCAAGGCAGCCGCGCTGCGCACCCAGGCCGCCAAGCTGGGCGCCAAGGCCACCAAAGCCGTTGCCGCGCAGAACATGCTGCGCCGCGCCGATCGGATGATGGCGTCGCTCGACGAAGAACGGGTGGCCGACAAGGTCGCGCGAATCAGGTTCCCCACCCCGGCCGCGTGCGGGCGCACGCCGCTGACGGCCTCCGGGCTGAGCAAGGCGTACGGGTCGCTCGAGGTCTTCGCCGGCGTCGACCTGGCGATCGACCGCGGCTCGCGCGTGGTTGTGCTCGGGCTCAACGGCGCCGGCAAGACCACGCTGCTGCGCATCCTGGCCGGCGTCGAGAAACCGGATACGGGCGCCATCGAGCCCGGACACGGTTTGCGGATCGGCTATTTCGCACAAGAGCACGACACCCTGGACAACGACGCCACGGTCTGGGAGAACATCAGGCACGCGGCGCCCGACACCGGCGATCAGGAGCTGCGCGGCCTGCTCGGCGCGTTCATGTTCAGCGGGCCGCAGCTCGAACAGCCGTCGGGGACGCTGTCGGGCGGCGAGAAGACCCGGCTCGCGCTGGCCGGCCTGGTGGCGTCGACCGCCAACGTGCTGCTGCTCGACGAGCCGACCAACAACCTCGATCCGGCGTCGCGCGAACAGGTACTCGACGCGCTGCGCAGCTATCAGGGCGCTGTCGTGCTGGTGACCCACGATCCGGGGGCGGCCGAGGCCCTCGACCCGCAACGGGTCGTGCTGCTGCCCGACGGCACCGAGGATTACTGGTCCGACGAGTACCGCGACCTCATCGAGCTGGCCTAA